In one window of Gossypium arboreum isolate Shixiya-1 chromosome 4, ASM2569848v2, whole genome shotgun sequence DNA:
- the LOC108459209 gene encoding uncharacterized protein LOC108459209: MVQRKVPNKLGNGIQGDLLKSERLLGSLKPSYCQHQATDLKKKMKKSRSIKLSEGSLRSSSPLRKTIAQPGKPPPLNVLPAATSQDKSVIKAVDGSPNYMKSTSSSKAKKESSPVSSLAGSDSKNLNRRCSTGSISSDSCNKAAGARTLTRTSNLKLVRTLTKSPTFKPARASAKKCSRVALCADMNVQRATCSSTLKDSKFPSYLMLNHGTESEGTSIIKVCSYTYCSLNGHHHTPLPPLKCFLKARRRSMKTQRSMKMEALSPRRVKPSGDGTEGGDEEPVVFADRPTSNGVDLDISPSHLMQGGAMDFFIEIYAKNKGNNAEATYGSTQMKAKGKDNSGYDNETGVELISESSSEGSPDFEVDFDENIEHCGDIISKIDDISEKLKQRDADEESRGVLIKEESSPLNLKGDKHESASRVDVDHAMFEVIDLEWEKWQFSASEPDYEAHSSMESDLDTGDSSESHRDNLCDEILINSDESNSNTAKEVSADRAEQAFEETLSYNQVSSAEDMLEVSAMEEE; this comes from the coding sequence ATGGTTCAAAGAAAGGTGCCCAACAAACTTGGTAATGGAATCCAAGGTGATCTCCTTAAATCAGAAAGGCTGTTGGGAagcctcaaaccatcatattGTCAGCACCAAGCAACTGACttgaagaaaaaaatgaaaaaatcaaGGTCAATTAAGCTCTCAGAAGGCAGTCTAAGATCATCATCACCTTTGAGGAAAACCATTGCACAACCTGGAAAACCACCACCTCTCAATGTTCTTCCAGCTGCAACTTCACAGGATAAATCTGTGATCAAAGCTGTCGATGGATCACCAAACTACATGAAGTCTACCAGCAGTTCCAAGGCCAAAAAGGAGAGTTCTCCGGTAAGTTCTCTAGCCGGTTCAGACAGCAAGAATCTAAATAGAAGATGTTCAACCGGTTCTATCAGCTCTGATTCTTGTAATAAGGCTGCTGGTGCTAGAACTCTAACAAGGACATCTAATTTGAAGCTAGTGAGGACTTTGACAAAATCTCCTACTTTCAAGCCGGCTAGAGCTTCCGCCAAAAAATGTTCCAGGGTCGCTCTATGTGCAGATATGAATGTACAGAGGGCTACCTGTTCTTCAACTTTAAAGGATTCAAAGTTTCCCTCATATCTCATGCTGAATCATGGGACTGAGTCTGAGGGAACTTCTATTATCAAGGTCTGCTCATATACTTACTGTTCCCTTAATGGTCATCACCATACTCCTTTGCCTCCATTGAAATGTTTCTTAAAAGCAAGGAGACGTTCTATGAAAACCCAGAGAAGCATGAAGATGGAAGCTTTGAGCCCTCGTAGAGTAAAGCCTTCTGGTGATGGAACGGAGGGGGGTGACGAAGAGCCTGTGGTTTTTGCTGACAGGCCCACCAGCAATGGAGTGGATTTGGATATCTCCCCTTCTCATTTGATGCAAGGGGGAGCCATGGATTTCTTCATTGAAATCTATGCAAAAAACAAAGGAAATAACGCTGAAGCAACCTATGGAAGCACACAAATGAAGGCCAAGGGAAAGGATAATTCTGGATATGACAATGAAACAGGGGTAGAGCTAATTTCAGAGAGTTCATCTGAAGGATCACCAGACTTTGAGGTTGACTTTGATGAAAATATTGAACATTGTGGTGACATTATTTCCAAAATTGATGATATCAGTGAAAAGCTGAAACAAAGAGACGCAGATGAAGAATCTAGAGGAGTTCTGATTAAAGAAGAATCATCACCCTTGAACTTAAAAGGTGATAAGCACGAAAGCGCTTCAAGGGTTGACGTGGACCATGCTATGTTTGAAGTTATTGATTTGGAGTGGGAAAAGTGGCAATTTTCTGCTTCAGAGCCTGATTATGAAGCCCATTCTTCAATGGAATCTGATTTGGATACTGGGGATTCGTCAGAAAGTCATAGGGATAATCTGTGTGATGAAATTCTGATCAATTCAGATGAAAGTAACAGCAACACTGCAAAGGAGGTTTCGGCTGATAGAGCAGAACAAGCCTTTGAAGAAACCTTGAGCTACAACCAAGTTTCCTCCGCTGAAGACATGTTGGAGGTATCGGCCATGGAAGAAGAATAG